A window of the Polaribacter sp. HaHaR_3_91 genome harbors these coding sequences:
- a CDS encoding chorismate-binding protein, whose product MNIIFNKIEENYKRNIPFVVYRKPNTESVNGFFMKDDALNFTTQFKETGFVFAPFNSDEKAVLFPLEKSEFIHENILIEENLSLNDTISSEVNSDKEKHLHLVEKALDDISNNELIKVVVSRKEEIQLDEFDVLLTFKKLLNTYANAFVYVWFHPKVGLWFGATPETLLNIKGTRFKTMSLAGTQVYVNSEDVVWKNKELEEQQLVTDFIESQLKPVSTNLKIDKIETVRAGSLLHLRSSVEGELRFTSNLKTLIRSLHPTPAVCGLPREKAEEFISKYENYKRKFYSGFLGELNIENNSSSLFVNLRCMSVADKIASIYVGGGITKDSSAKKEWEETIAKTKTIKKVL is encoded by the coding sequence TTGAATATTATTTTTAATAAAATTGAAGAAAATTACAAAAGAAACATCCCTTTTGTAGTTTATAGAAAACCGAATACAGAATCCGTTAATGGGTTTTTTATGAAGGATGATGCATTGAATTTTACAACACAATTTAAAGAAACCGGATTTGTTTTTGCGCCTTTTAATTCCGATGAAAAAGCTGTTTTATTTCCTTTAGAAAAATCAGAATTTATTCATGAAAATATTTTAATTGAAGAAAATTTATCTCTTAATGATACTATATCAAGTGAGGTGAATTCTGATAAAGAAAAACATCTTCATTTGGTAGAAAAAGCGCTAGATGATATAAGTAATAATGAACTTATTAAAGTAGTTGTTTCTAGAAAAGAAGAAATTCAGTTAGATGAATTTGATGTACTTCTTACTTTTAAAAAATTACTAAATACCTATGCAAATGCATTTGTATATGTTTGGTTTCATCCAAAAGTAGGTTTGTGGTTTGGTGCCACTCCCGAAACCCTTTTAAATATTAAAGGAACCCGTTTTAAAACGATGTCTTTAGCAGGTACACAGGTTTATGTAAATTCTGAAGATGTTGTTTGGAAAAACAAAGAATTAGAAGAGCAACAATTGGTTACCGATTTTATTGAAAGTCAATTAAAACCAGTTTCTACCAATCTTAAAATTGACAAGATAGAAACGGTAAGAGCTGGGAGTTTGTTGCATTTAAGAAGTAGTGTAGAAGGTGAGTTGAGGTTTACGTCCAATTTAAAAACATTAATTAGAAGTTTGCATCCTACACCTGCTGTTTGTGGTCTTCCAAGAGAAAAAGCTGAAGAGTTTATCTCTAAATATGAAAACTATAAAAGGAAATTTTACAGCGGTTTTTTAGGAGAACTAAATATTGAAAATAATAGTTCTTCTCTTTTTGTAAACTTAAGATGCATGAGTGTAGCAGATAAAATAGCTTCTATATATGTTGGTGGCGGAATTACAAAAGATAGTTCAGCAAAAAAAGAGTGGGAGGAAACCATTGCTAAAACAAAGACAATAAAGAAAGTGCTTTAA
- a CDS encoding CdaR family protein, producing MWFLITLSKEYTTSLTFSVNYKNIPQDKLLQNNPTKEIDIIVKSTGFNIIRSGFGDKTITLNANSLRKKSSGSYYFLTRNQVSTIQKQLHSGIELQQIVLDTIYLDIGTLTSKKVALKPNLDIKYQIGYDILEPVSVEPDSIFISGPEAQVKNITSIDLKVIKLENVREDFSKDVEIVLPKNSGNIKFNSKFTTISGKVEKFTEGTLEVPFTIKNLPRGVDLTILNKTVEIVYVVGLSNFNKIDKNFFEVVCDYNLSKDNKLGYLLPKVIGKPDYVKSFKVIPNKIDFLIQK from the coding sequence ATGTGGTTTTTAATTACGCTTTCTAAAGAATATACCACTAGTCTCACTTTTTCTGTAAACTATAAAAATATTCCTCAAGATAAATTATTACAGAATAATCCTACAAAAGAAATAGATATTATTGTAAAATCTACTGGGTTTAATATTATAAGATCTGGTTTTGGTGATAAAACAATTACCCTAAACGCTAATAGTTTACGTAAAAAATCTTCTGGGAGCTATTATTTTTTAACAAGAAACCAAGTTAGCACAATTCAAAAACAATTGCATTCTGGCATTGAATTACAACAAATTGTGTTGGATACTATTTATTTAGATATTGGTACTTTAACTTCTAAAAAAGTCGCCTTAAAACCAAATTTAGATATTAAATATCAAATTGGTTATGATATTTTAGAGCCAGTAAGTGTGGAACCAGATAGTATCTTTATTTCTGGTCCAGAAGCACAAGTAAAGAACATAACTTCCATCGATTTAAAAGTAATAAAACTAGAGAATGTTAGAGAAGATTTTTCTAAAGATGTTGAAATTGTATTGCCTAAAAACTCCGGTAACATTAAGTTTAATTCTAAATTTACAACTATTAGTGGTAAAGTAGAGAAGTTTACAGAGGGTACTTTAGAGGTTCCGTTTACAATTAAAAATCTTCCAAGAGGAGTCGATTTAACGATACTTAATAAAACTGTAGAAATAGTTTATGTAGTAGGTCTTTCTAACTTTAATAAAATTGATAAAAACTTTTTTGAGGTAGTTTGTGATTATAATCTTTCTAAAGATAATAAGCTTGGGTATTTGTTACCTAAAGTTATAGGAAAACCAGATTATGTTAAAAGTTTTAAAGTGATACCTAATAAAATAGATTTTTTAATTCAGAAATAA
- the yajC gene encoding preprotein translocase subunit YajC has product MYTVIFLQEGMSGSLMSMLPFLAIIVVFYFFMIRPQMNRQKKEKAFQSEIKKGAKVVTSSGIHGKIAEINEAEGTVTIETGAGKIKFERSAVSMELTNKKLAPAKK; this is encoded by the coding sequence ATGTATACTGTAATATTTTTACAAGAAGGAATGAGTGGTAGTTTAATGAGCATGTTGCCTTTTTTAGCAATTATTGTTGTGTTTTATTTTTTTATGATAAGACCACAAATGAATCGTCAGAAAAAAGAAAAAGCTTTTCAATCTGAAATTAAAAAAGGAGCAAAAGTGGTTACTTCTAGTGGTATTCATGGTAAAATAGCTGAAATTAATGAAGCGGAAGGTACCGTAACTATAGAAACTGGAGCAGGGAAAATTAAGTTTGAACGTTCTGCTGTTTCTATGGAATTAACAAACAAAAAATTAGCACCAGCTAAAAAATAA
- the nusB gene encoding transcription antitermination factor NusB: protein MINRRHIRVKVMQSVYAMLHSYNDDIIKEEKFLKHSILKMYDLYVLNLQLLVEVQKLAAKKIALSKKKILATKEDLNPNNKFLNNRLINTIAESVSIEGYVELNDVNNWEENDEYVKIIFDKLQNSDLYKKYLATEEDSYKVDKAFVIDFFKEIIAPNEKLGEYFEDTMISWSDDIPFVNTWVVKTLSKQKDNTIFVLGKLYKDKDDEDFVSKMFKKTVLNNTEYESIIEEKTPNWETDRIADIDMILIKMAIAEFFNFHSIPTRVTINEYIEISKDYSTEKSSYFINGVLDKISKEFIESKRIVKIGRGLL from the coding sequence ATGATTAACAGGAGACATATTCGAGTTAAAGTAATGCAATCTGTGTACGCTATGTTACATTCTTATAATGATGATATCATTAAAGAGGAAAAATTTTTAAAACATAGTATATTAAAAATGTACGATTTGTACGTTTTAAACCTACAGTTATTGGTAGAAGTACAAAAATTAGCAGCTAAAAAAATAGCACTTTCTAAAAAGAAAATTCTTGCTACCAAAGAAGATTTAAACCCAAACAACAAGTTTTTAAACAATAGACTTATAAATACCATCGCAGAAAGCGTAAGTATAGAAGGTTATGTTGAGTTAAATGATGTAAACAACTGGGAAGAAAATGATGAGTATGTAAAAATTATTTTTGACAAATTGCAAAATAGCGATTTGTATAAAAAATATTTAGCTACTGAAGAAGATTCTTATAAAGTAGACAAAGCTTTTGTAATTGATTTCTTTAAAGAAATTATTGCACCAAATGAAAAATTAGGCGAATATTTTGAAGACACTATGATTTCTTGGTCAGATGATATTCCTTTTGTAAATACTTGGGTTGTAAAAACGTTAAGTAAGCAAAAAGATAATACTATTTTTGTTTTAGGTAAATTATATAAAGATAAGGATGATGAAGATTTTGTATCTAAAATGTTTAAGAAAACAGTTTTAAATAATACAGAGTACGAGTCTATTATTGAAGAAAAAACACCAAACTGGGAAACAGATAGAATTGCCGATATAGATATGATTCTAATAAAAATGGCAATTGCAGAGTTTTTTAATTTCCATTCTATACCAACCAGAGTTACTATTAATGAATATATAGAAATATCTAAAGATTATTCTACAGAAAAGAGTAGCTACTTTATCAATGGAGTTTTAGATAAAATTTCTAAAGAATTTATAGAAAGTAAAAGAATTGTTAAAATAGGTAGAGGATTGCTTTAA
- a CDS encoding plasmid pRiA4b ORF-3 family protein, producing the protein MYKIRIILDTKEDVIRTILVDDSLNLEVLHATIAKSFGFGGQEMASFYKTDDEWNQGEEIPLFNMEEIGEGLSMQTCILNETLPQEGDKLIYVYDFLKMWTFYVEVIEVSADKKGDLPQIILTVGEIPSEAPEKEFIAEKLDDGFGDEEDIDDEFGHFDDDYDFTEY; encoded by the coding sequence ATGTACAAAATACGCATAATTTTAGACACAAAAGAAGATGTAATCAGAACTATTTTAGTTGATGACAGCTTAAACTTAGAAGTTTTACATGCAACCATTGCAAAATCTTTTGGTTTTGGAGGTCAAGAAATGGCTTCTTTTTATAAAACTGATGATGAATGGAACCAAGGTGAAGAAATTCCGTTGTTTAATATGGAAGAGATTGGCGAAGGGCTTTCCATGCAAACTTGTATTTTAAATGAGACGTTACCCCAGGAAGGTGATAAACTAATTTATGTTTACGATTTCTTAAAAATGTGGACTTTCTACGTTGAAGTTATTGAGGTTTCGGCTGATAAAAAAGGTGATTTACCACAAATTATTTTAACTGTAGGAGAAATACCTAGTGAAGCACCAGAAAAAGAATTTATTGCAGAAAAATTAGACGATGGTTTTGGTGATGAAGAAGACATCGATGATGAGTTTGGTCATTTTGATGATGATTACGACTTTACTGAATATTAG
- a CDS encoding ABC transporter ATP-binding protein: MKELRHVNKYFSKYKWRLLIGLSITILAKFLALKIPQIVGDSLNIVEDYLDGTVTNLEEVQHQLLINVLLIIGVAILSGFFTFLMRQTIIVTSRLIEFDLKNEIYQQYQRLSLNFYKKNRTGDLMNRISEDVSKVRMYVGPAVMYTINMIVLLVVGFTQMMSIDVKLTMYTLIPFPLLSISIFVLSKVIHKRSTIVQQYLSKLTTFNQEFFSGINVVKSYGIEASIIKDFDKIADKSKEKNIHLQKANALFFPLMVFLIGISNLLVLYVGGQLYIENEIQIGTIIEFMLYVNILTWPVAVVGWVTSMVQQAEASQARINEFLQHVPEIQNSSNLPIELKGNVTFKDVTFTYDDTNITALKNINISVKSGETIAILGKTGSGKSTIIELISRLYDTKIGTILLDDIPIKEANLDAVRSQIGFVPQDPFLFSESIEDNIKFGKEDATQEEIIAAAKNADVHKNIIDFPNGYKTVLGERGVTLSGGQKQRVSIARAIIKKPKILIFDDCLSAVDTETEEKILSNLERISKNITTFIISHRISSAKNADKIIVLDQGEIIQQGTHNQLITIDGYYKDLYDQQLLEKEI; this comes from the coding sequence TTGAAGGAACTAAGACACGTAAACAAATACTTTTCTAAATATAAATGGCGATTATTAATAGGGTTATCAATAACCATTTTAGCCAAATTTTTAGCTTTAAAAATCCCTCAAATAGTAGGAGATTCTTTAAACATTGTAGAAGATTACCTAGACGGTACTGTTACTAATCTAGAAGAAGTACAGCACCAATTATTAATAAATGTACTTCTTATTATAGGAGTTGCCATATTATCTGGTTTTTTCACTTTTTTAATGAGGCAAACTATTATTGTTACTTCTAGGTTGATAGAATTTGATTTAAAAAACGAAATTTATCAACAATACCAGAGGTTATCACTCAATTTCTACAAAAAAAACAGAACAGGAGATTTAATGAATCGTATTTCTGAAGATGTTTCTAAAGTAAGAATGTATGTAGGACCTGCAGTGATGTATACCATTAACATGATTGTTTTGTTAGTTGTTGGTTTTACTCAAATGATGAGTATTGATGTGAAACTAACCATGTACACTTTAATTCCTTTTCCTTTATTATCGATTTCAATATTCGTTTTAAGTAAAGTAATACATAAAAGAAGTACTATTGTTCAGCAATATTTATCAAAATTAACCACTTTTAATCAAGAGTTTTTCTCAGGAATTAATGTGGTTAAATCTTACGGAATTGAAGCTTCAATTATAAAAGACTTCGATAAAATTGCAGATAAAAGCAAGGAAAAAAACATCCATCTTCAAAAAGCAAATGCGTTATTTTTTCCGTTGATGGTCTTTTTAATTGGTATTAGTAACTTATTAGTTTTATATGTTGGAGGTCAATTATATATAGAAAATGAAATACAAATAGGTACCATTATAGAGTTTATGCTTTATGTAAATATCTTAACTTGGCCCGTAGCTGTTGTAGGTTGGGTTACCTCTATGGTGCAGCAAGCAGAAGCTTCACAAGCTAGAATTAATGAATTTTTACAGCATGTACCAGAAATACAAAATAGCAGCAATTTGCCAATAGAATTAAAAGGAAATGTTACTTTTAAAGATGTTACTTTTACGTATGATGATACTAATATAACTGCTCTAAAAAACATCAACATTTCTGTTAAATCTGGAGAAACCATTGCTATTTTAGGTAAAACAGGCTCGGGAAAATCTACTATTATAGAATTAATTTCTAGGTTGTATGATACCAAAATAGGAACAATCTTACTAGACGACATACCTATTAAAGAAGCCAATTTAGACGCAGTTAGAAGTCAGATTGGTTTTGTACCACAAGATCCATTTTTATTCTCTGAAAGTATAGAAGACAATATTAAATTTGGTAAAGAAGACGCTACACAAGAAGAGATTATTGCTGCAGCCAAAAATGCGGATGTACATAAAAATATTATCGATTTCCCTAACGGATACAAAACCGTATTAGGAGAACGTGGTGTAACCCTTTCTGGCGGACAGAAGCAGCGTGTTTCTATTGCAAGAGCAATAATAAAGAAACCTAAAATTTTAATTTTTGATGATTGCTTGTCTGCTGTAGACACAGAAACTGAAGAAAAAATCCTTTCGAATTTAGAGAGAATATCAAAAAATATTACCACTTTTATAATTAGTCACAGAATCTCTTCGGCCAAAAATGCCGATAAAATTATTGTTTTAGACCAAGGAGAAATCATACAACAAGGAACTCATAATCAACTAATAACCATAGACGGTTACTATAAAGATTTGTATGACCAACAACTTTTAGAAAAAGAAATTTAA
- a CDS encoding ABC transporter permease, whose product MLRLLTIEFHKLKHNSASKVLSLIYFGLLTSIALIAAIKFDIGPIKFHLADMGIFNFPYIWHFNTYMASILKFFLLLVIVSMMANEYSYKTLKQNLIDGLSKKEFILSKFYTVVVFALISTIFVFVVSLILGLVYSDYNELSIITTDLVYLLAFFIKLVGFFSMGLFFGILVKRSAFAVGAMVVWLIVESMFKGYLFWTFRDADKTTESVDSIMQFLPLEAISNLIKEPFSRLGAVKSVASQIGENFTKSYDVHFSSILIVCFWSFIFVYLSYRLLQKRDL is encoded by the coding sequence ATGTTAAGACTACTTACTATAGAATTTCATAAATTAAAACACAACAGCGCCAGTAAAGTATTATCACTTATTTACTTTGGGTTACTTACTTCTATTGCATTAATTGCTGCCATAAAATTTGATATTGGCCCTATAAAATTCCATTTAGCAGATATGGGCATTTTTAATTTTCCTTACATCTGGCATTTTAATACTTACATGGCTTCAATTTTAAAGTTTTTCTTGCTCTTGGTTATTGTTTCTATGATGGCAAATGAATATAGCTATAAAACGTTAAAGCAAAATTTAATTGATGGTTTAAGTAAAAAAGAATTTATACTCTCAAAATTTTATACAGTAGTTGTATTTGCTTTAATTTCAACCATTTTTGTATTTGTAGTTTCTTTAATTTTGGGCTTAGTGTATTCAGATTACAATGAACTTTCAATAATTACAACAGATTTAGTTTACTTATTAGCTTTTTTTATAAAGCTAGTTGGTTTCTTTTCTATGGGTTTATTTTTTGGAATTTTAGTAAAACGTTCTGCTTTTGCTGTTGGAGCAATGGTAGTTTGGCTTATTGTAGAAAGTATGTTTAAAGGGTATTTATTTTGGACTTTTAGAGACGCAGACAAAACAACTGAATCTGTAGATTCCATTATGCAATTTTTACCTCTAGAAGCTATATCAAACTTAATAAAAGAACCTTTTTCTAGATTAGGTGCTGTAAAATCTGTTGCTAGCCAAATAGGTGAAAACTTTACAAAAAGTTACGATGTACATTTTTCTTCTATTCTAATTGTTTGCTTCTGGTCATTTATATTTGTTTACCTATCTTACAGATTACTACAAAAGAGAGATTTATAA
- the coaE gene encoding dephospho-CoA kinase (Dephospho-CoA kinase (CoaE) performs the final step in coenzyme A biosynthesis.), protein MVVGLTGGIGSGKTTVANIFANFNTIAIYNADLEAKKLMNTSPVIKSKIIEEFGDESYLDNQLNRPFIANLVFKDKNKLAALNAIVHPEVKNHFNEFVKLHTDKEYILYENAILFESKSNLKCDIIISVYAPLNVRIERTMLRDNSSKIAVENRIKNQWLEDKKLLQSNYVITNLSKENTHFQVLKIHNILTKKEVSI, encoded by the coding sequence ATGGTTGTAGGTTTAACAGGTGGTATAGGAAGCGGAAAAACTACAGTAGCTAATATTTTTGCCAATTTTAATACGATTGCTATTTACAATGCAGATTTAGAAGCTAAAAAGTTAATGAATACCTCTCCTGTAATAAAGTCTAAAATTATTGAAGAGTTTGGAGATGAATCTTACCTAGATAATCAATTAAATCGACCTTTTATAGCGAACCTTGTTTTTAAGGATAAAAACAAATTAGCAGCCTTAAATGCAATTGTGCATCCTGAAGTAAAAAATCACTTTAATGAATTTGTAAAACTACATACAGATAAAGAGTATATTTTATATGAAAATGCGATTCTTTTTGAAAGTAAGAGTAATCTTAAATGCGATATTATAATATCTGTTTATGCACCTCTTAACGTTAGAATAGAAAGGACAATGCTAAGAGATAACAGTTCTAAAATAGCGGTAGAAAACAGAATAAAAAACCAATGGTTAGAAGATAAAAAGTTACTACAATCTAATTATGTTATTACCAATTTAAGCAAAGAAAATACTCATTTTCAGGTCCTTAAAATCCATAATATTTTAACAAAAAAAGAGGTTTCAATTTAA
- a CDS encoding PUR family DNA/RNA-binding protein, whose product MAERAERVEQEEIFSQVLRAGRRTYFFDVRATKADDYYLTVTESKKFTHDDGSFHYQKHKIYLYKEDFTDFQEMLGKATDYILNEKGSEVISERHQKDFKKEEGTETTEEIKSTESFTNVSFDDI is encoded by the coding sequence ATGGCAGAGAGAGCAGAGAGAGTTGAACAGGAAGAAATTTTTTCACAAGTATTAAGAGCAGGAAGAAGAACTTACTTTTTTGATGTAAGAGCAACAAAAGCAGATGATTACTACTTAACTGTTACGGAGAGCAAAAAATTTACACATGATGATGGGTCTTTCCATTACCAAAAACACAAAATTTACTTATATAAAGAAGATTTTACAGATTTTCAAGAAATGCTAGGTAAAGCAACCGACTATATTTTAAATGAAAAAGGGAGCGAAGTAATTAGTGAGCGCCACCAAAAAGATTTTAAAAAGGAAGAAGGAACTGAAACAACTGAAGAAATAAAATCTACAGAGAGTTTTACAAATGTTTCTTTTGACGATATATAA
- a CDS encoding ABC transporter ATP-binding protein: METILSLKNLDKKYGKVHAVNNLSFDIERGNVYGILGPNGSGKSTTLGIILNVVNRTSGEFSWFNGKLTTHQALKKVGAIIERPNFYPYMTATQNLALICKIKEISTEKINEKLATVNLFDRKDSKFSTFSLGMKQRLAIASALLNDPEILILDEPTNGLDPQGIHEIRQIIQNIAANGTTILLASHLLDEVEKVCSHVVVIRKGVKLYAGRVDEMTASNGLFELKVETNEDKLMTILEEHPAIGKISKDHETIIATLNSEISSTEINEFLFKNGIILSHLVKRKPSLEQQFLDLTNNN, encoded by the coding sequence TTGGAAACTATCTTATCACTCAAAAATCTCGATAAAAAATACGGAAAAGTTCACGCAGTAAACAATCTTTCTTTTGATATAGAAAGAGGGAATGTTTACGGAATTTTAGGACCAAACGGAAGTGGAAAATCTACCACTTTAGGTATTATTTTAAACGTTGTAAACAGGACTTCTGGAGAGTTTTCTTGGTTTAACGGAAAACTAACTACACATCAAGCCTTAAAAAAAGTAGGTGCAATTATTGAGCGCCCTAACTTTTACCCTTACATGACAGCTACTCAGAACTTAGCTCTAATTTGTAAGATAAAAGAAATATCAACAGAAAAAATAAACGAGAAACTTGCAACTGTAAATCTTTTTGACAGAAAGGACAGTAAGTTTAGTACGTTTTCTTTAGGTATGAAGCAGCGTTTAGCTATTGCTTCTGCCCTATTAAATGATCCTGAAATTTTAATTTTAGACGAACCCACTAACGGTTTAGATCCGCAAGGAATTCACGAAATTCGTCAGATTATACAAAATATTGCAGCAAACGGAACGACTATTTTATTAGCTTCTCACCTATTAGACGAAGTAGAAAAAGTATGTTCTCACGTAGTGGTTATAAGAAAAGGTGTAAAATTATATGCAGGTCGTGTAGATGAAATGACAGCTTCTAATGGTTTATTCGAATTAAAAGTAGAAACGAACGAAGATAAATTAATGACTATTTTAGAAGAACATCCTGCAATTGGTAAAATTAGTAAAGATCACGAAACCATAATTGCTACTTTAAACAGCGAAATTTCATCAACAGAAATAAATGAATTTCTATTTAAAAATGGAATTATTCTATCTCACTTGGTAAAACGCAAACCTAGTTTAGAGCAACAATTCTTAGATCTAACCAATAATAATTAA
- a CDS encoding DUF1573 domain-containing protein, whose protein sequence is MKKITILLAFVITASFFTACKDGGSAVKKVNQENLDNAASRDNEIKKGTALISLDKTIYDFGTVNEGDLVETSFVVTNSGKTDLVITNAQGSCGCTVPTWPKAPIKPGETGIVDVKFNTNGRPNRQQKTVTLTTNTEAGRQVLTIKGSVTPKAK, encoded by the coding sequence ATGAAGAAAATAACAATCTTATTAGCATTTGTAATTACAGCATCTTTCTTTACAGCTTGTAAAGACGGAGGAAGTGCCGTTAAAAAAGTAAATCAAGAAAATTTAGATAACGCTGCATCTAGAGATAATGAAATTAAAAAAGGAACAGCTTTAATTTCATTAGATAAAACAATCTATGATTTTGGTACTGTAAATGAAGGAGATTTGGTAGAAACTAGTTTTGTGGTTACCAATTCTGGAAAAACAGACTTAGTAATAACAAACGCACAAGGATCTTGTGGTTGTACAGTTCCTACTTGGCCAAAAGCACCAATTAAACCAGGTGAAACAGGTATTGTTGATGTGAAGTTTAATACAAACGGTAGACCAAATAGACAACAGAAAACAGTAACCTTAACAACAAACACAGAAGCTGGTAGACAGGTTTTAACAATTAAAGGTTCTGTAACACCAAAAGCAAAATAA
- a CDS encoding PaaI family thioesterase codes for MDTVAILKAFNESSKNTLMETLDIEYVALGDDFLTAKMPVKSKVHQPYGQLHGGATAALAESVGSAASNFFIDSKTQFVNGIQLSINHIKSKREGMVFATAKNIHKGKTTHLWEVRIVDENDDLISVAKMTNIVLTKRS; via the coding sequence ATGGATACAGTTGCTATTTTAAAAGCATTTAACGAGAGTTCTAAAAACACATTAATGGAAACTCTTGATATTGAATATGTTGCTCTTGGTGACGATTTTTTAACTGCAAAAATGCCTGTAAAATCTAAGGTTCATCAACCTTACGGACAATTACATGGAGGCGCAACGGCGGCTTTGGCGGAAAGTGTAGGGAGTGCTGCATCTAATTTTTTTATAGATAGTAAAACGCAGTTTGTAAACGGAATTCAGTTGTCTATAAATCATATAAAAAGCAAAAGAGAAGGTATGGTTTTTGCTACTGCAAAGAATATTCATAAAGGTAAAACAACGCATTTATGGGAAGTTAGAATTGTTGATGAAAATGACGATTTAATTTCCGTAGCAAAAATGACAAATATTGTTTTAACAAAGAGATCATAA